The proteins below are encoded in one region of Deltaproteobacteria bacterium:
- a CDS encoding cytochrome c, with product MNHHVFSFGLLVIATAFVSLFCPEVGFSQTNQEHGHDMGHMEGTDAVDIMAGKMIYTMGCIHCHGSKGQGDGAAAIFIGPYSHPRPNDFTAGIFKFRSTESGRLPMLKDLMRTIREGIPGIMPSFRNLGEGQILAVALYASKEFIKQELPTETAIIYAEHVGPYTYSLESVRRGKELYTKLGCAACHRVDGRGAGITLQDVRGLHIMPVDLTRQETFGNGTSHEDIYRTIMTGLDGTPMPSFFDLFKGHEQSAWDLVHYILSLQGR from the coding sequence ATGAACCATCACGTTTTCAGTTTTGGTTTGCTCGTGATCGCAACGGCATTTGTGTCTCTTTTCTGCCCGGAGGTTGGGTTCAGCCAGACGAATCAGGAACACGGGCATGATATGGGACACATGGAAGGAACGGACGCGGTAGACATCATGGCAGGGAAGATGATCTACACGATGGGCTGCATCCATTGCCATGGATCGAAGGGACAGGGCGATGGCGCTGCGGCGATTTTTATCGGGCCCTACTCGCATCCACGTCCGAACGATTTTACCGCAGGGATTTTTAAGTTCCGTTCGACGGAGTCTGGTCGGCTGCCGATGTTGAAAGATCTGATGCGGACGATTCGCGAGGGCATTCCGGGCATTATGCCGTCGTTCAGGAATTTGGGAGAGGGGCAAATCCTTGCGGTGGCGCTGTATGCGAGCAAAGAATTCATTAAGCAGGAGCTTCCGACCGAGACGGCCATCATCTATGCCGAGCATGTGGGACCTTATACCTATTCGCTGGAGAGTGTCCGACGTGGAAAAGAACTTTACACAAAGCTTGGATGCGCCGCATGCCATAGAGTGGACGGCCGAGGGGCGGGTATCACATTACAGGATGTAAGAGGGCTTCACATCATGCCGGTGGACCTGACCCGGCAGGAGACATTCGGGAACGGCACCTCTCACGAGGATATTTACCGAACGATCATGACTGGCCTGGATGGGACGCCCATGCCCTCCTTTTTCGACTTGTTTAAGGGGCATGAACAAAGCGCATGGGATCTTGTGCATTACATCCTTTCACTGCAAGGAAGGTAA
- a CDS encoding GerMN domain-containing protein, with the protein MAKKKTYSNPKPQRPGKKKGGSGSALLTVVIIALLTVVVGIYLLTKFGENIFPYLISKKVSKPEMKIINLYFSDEEGLVLKIEKRELSKGALTKEIEEGINVLINGPLGKLTPTIPDGTKLLGVEIKDGVVFLNFSKEISEKHPGGSSAEIQTVYSIVNTVTLNFPDIKKAQILIEGKKTKTLAGHIDISFPLGPDKGFIKG; encoded by the coding sequence ATGGCTAAAAAAAAAACATATAGTAATCCAAAACCGCAAAGACCAGGAAAAAAGAAGGGTGGCTCCGGCAGCGCCCTTCTGACAGTAGTCATTATTGCCCTTCTTACCGTAGTCGTTGGAATCTATCTCCTCACAAAATTCGGTGAAAATATCTTCCCTTATCTCATCTCCAAAAAGGTATCCAAACCGGAAATGAAGATAATAAACCTCTATTTTTCTGATGAAGAAGGCCTTGTGCTGAAGATAGAAAAGAGGGAGCTATCAAAGGGGGCTCTGACAAAAGAGATTGAAGAGGGCATAAATGTCCTTATAAACGGACCTCTTGGAAAACTTACACCCACTATACCGGATGGGACAAAACTTCTTGGTGTTGAGATTAAAGACGGAGTTGTATTTTTAAATTTCAGCAAGGAGATTTCTGAAAAACATCCTGGTGGAAGTTCTGCCGAGATCCAGACTGTCTATTCCATAGTTAATACAGTAACCCTTAACTTTCCTGATATAAAGAAGGCGCAAATACTCATAGAAGGGAAAAAGACAAAGACCCTTGCGGGCCATATAGATATTTCCTTTCCGCTTGGCCCTGATAAAGGCTTCATAAAAGGATAA
- a CDS encoding alpha/beta fold hydrolase, translated as MYKKTISSVLIILFLLVQDVYADVSSLPAEYKEFWNTRLSELEAVQAEPKLGNAIKRDGIIGRDVWFRGYGNVRLHGYLAEPSHIKPNQKLPAVLLLHGYSDYGRPSWAERYAKMGFIAFAIDVRGHGKSRQDYNPGVPGLMVDNITDGKNYSLVGVILDAIRGLDFLETLLVADRNRIYVSGSSMGGGSAMIVSAIDTRVKAVAAGVPFLNNIPESLKTADGGPYMEVKKYLKQHPKDKDKVWDTLKYVDAYNYAPYINKPVIVGVGLADSICPPEGIKSTFDRITPDTKKEIYEAPKAGHVVLPGWHEKNRKWFSEN; from the coding sequence ATGTATAAAAAAACAATCTCCTCTGTTTTAATAATCTTATTTTTGCTGGTTCAGGATGTCTATGCCGATGTTTCCAGCCTTCCTGCTGAGTATAAGGAATTCTGGAATACGAGGCTTTCTGAATTAGAGGCTGTACAGGCAGAGCCGAAGCTGGGCAATGCCATAAAAAGGGATGGGATTATCGGCAGGGATGTCTGGTTCAGGGGCTACGGTAATGTGAGGCTGCACGGCTATTTGGCAGAGCCTTCTCATATTAAGCCGAATCAGAAATTGCCGGCAGTGCTGCTTCTTCACGGTTATTCTGATTACGGAAGGCCGTCGTGGGCAGAGAGATATGCGAAGATGGGTTTTATTGCCTTTGCAATAGATGTGCGCGGCCACGGCAAAAGCCGGCAGGATTATAATCCCGGGGTTCCCGGCCTTATGGTTGACAATATTACGGATGGCAAAAACTACAGCCTTGTAGGCGTTATACTTGATGCAATAAGAGGGCTTGATTTTCTTGAGACCCTGCTCGTAGCGGATAGAAATAGAATCTATGTAAGCGGCAGCAGTATGGGCGGGGGGAGCGCCATGATAGTATCTGCAATAGATACACGGGTGAAGGCTGTTGCGGCGGGCGTGCCGTTTCTCAATAACATACCGGAGAGTTTAAAAACCGCTGATGGCGGGCCTTATATGGAAGTAAAGAAATATCTGAAACAACATCCTAAGGATAAAGACAAGGTTTGGGATACGCTCAAATATGTGGATGCGTATAATTATGCGCCTTATATCAACAAACCTGTTATTGTAGGAGTTGGACTTGCTGATTCCATCTGCCCTCCGGAGGGCATTAAATCAACCTTTGACAGAATTACACCAGATACTAAAAAGGAAATCTACGAAGCGCCAAAGGCAGGCCATGTAGTTTTGCCGGGGTGGCATGAGAAGAATAGAAAGTGGTTTTCCGAAAACTAA
- a CDS encoding HAD-IC family P-type ATPase yields the protein MNLSSLLSQDHIFIDFTAKGHTEALKNMVCLLGKVCEDEESLRTLKDHESIDGVLAGTGSAIFHTFSEAAEDIKIVLAVSTSGIPHPTRKKEKINMLWLVVSPIKESGTHFQLLSHLEGLLLNNIFRKEVLAAKTKDAVISIVKREEGSGRDAYIPLTREEILSELNTLETGLADREALHRLAVVGPNILKRVARKHLLYDFLQNLTNLFAILLWLGGALSFVAGMPELGWAIFLVIMINASFSFWQEYKAERAVEALQKLLPQKVKVIREGKEREISSSWLVPGDIILLNEGDNIPADGRLIQADDMRVDNSPLTGESRPVYKVAESLENGKNFIWTEMPNLIFAGTSVLSGIGKAVVTATGMDTEIGKVAYLTQAIKAEMSPLQKEMIRLTRVVTWIAISLGVLFFLLGFKIAGLTYLESFIFAIGIIVANVPEGLLPTVSLSLAMGVQRMAGKNAIVKKLSAVETLGSVNVICTDKTGTLTTNEMCVKRLWVNGKDVEVTGRGYEPQGDFVLSGNVLSREELKKDGVEELLKAASLCNNTHLIVPLQKGASGGWSISGDPTEGALIVAAEKAGLKMDELKEKNPRIAHLSFERIRKRMTTIHEDRGQGSGVGGQKVVAYIKGAPTEVLNLCVNIKEGGDVVRLTKEKRDEILRQNDLMAGDGLRVLAAAYREITEGIKYTVEEVEKDLTFLGLIAMFDPPRPEVKKAIGECHTAGIRVIVMTGDYGLTAHAIAKEIGIGGDDTKVITGLELSRLSHRELRDVLKQGEVIFARVQPKDKLRVVAALQEFGEIVAVTGDGVNDAPALKKADIGIAMGMRGSDVAKEAAEIVLADDNFATIVEAIREGRAVYSNIKKFVTYIFASNIPEIIPFIAFAIFKIPLPLTVIQILAVDLGTDVVPALGLGIEPPEEGIMNQPPRPKTKRLLDFSLLARAYLFLGPIEAVLCMAGFFFVYWSSGWRPGMEMPSSGIIYTTATTMTLAGIVASQIGNVFACRTEKESMFSVGFFKNKLVLFGILTEISLILFLTYTPFMQNIFGLAPLGWREWGFLLVFPVIVLLMEEGRKWVVRTLF from the coding sequence ATGAATCTATCCTCTCTCCTCTCCCAAGACCATATCTTCATAGACTTCACAGCAAAAGGCCATACAGAGGCCTTGAAAAATATGGTCTGCCTTCTTGGCAAGGTATGCGAGGATGAGGAGTCGCTGAGGACGCTCAAAGACCATGAGAGCATAGACGGCGTGCTGGCAGGCACAGGCTCCGCAATATTCCACACATTTTCAGAGGCAGCAGAGGACATTAAAATTGTCCTTGCTGTTTCTACCTCCGGGATCCCCCATCCAACAAGAAAAAAAGAAAAGATTAATATGCTCTGGCTTGTTGTATCTCCTATAAAAGAAAGCGGCACGCATTTTCAGCTCCTATCCCATCTGGAAGGCCTTCTTTTAAATAATATCTTCCGCAAGGAAGTCCTTGCTGCAAAAACCAAAGATGCTGTCATAAGCATAGTGAAAAGAGAAGAAGGGTCGGGCAGGGACGCATACATCCCTTTAACAAGGGAAGAGATTTTATCCGAGCTTAATACGCTGGAAACAGGGCTTGCGGACAGAGAGGCCCTTCACAGGCTTGCAGTTGTTGGCCCTAATATACTTAAAAGGGTTGCAAGAAAGCATCTTCTCTATGATTTTTTGCAAAATCTGACAAACCTCTTTGCAATACTTCTGTGGCTTGGCGGCGCATTGTCATTTGTTGCGGGCATGCCTGAACTCGGCTGGGCCATTTTCCTTGTCATTATGATAAATGCGTCATTCAGCTTCTGGCAGGAGTATAAGGCAGAGAGGGCCGTGGAGGCGCTGCAAAAACTTCTTCCCCAAAAGGTAAAGGTTATAAGGGAAGGAAAAGAAAGAGAGATTTCAAGCAGCTGGCTTGTGCCAGGAGATATTATTCTTCTGAACGAGGGCGATAATATACCTGCCGACGGAAGGCTTATACAGGCTGACGATATGCGGGTTGACAACAGCCCGTTAACAGGAGAGTCAAGGCCGGTATATAAAGTGGCAGAGTCTCTGGAAAACGGAAAGAATTTTATCTGGACAGAGATGCCTAATCTTATATTTGCAGGTACTAGCGTCCTTTCAGGCATTGGCAAGGCAGTTGTTACAGCAACAGGCATGGATACAGAGATTGGCAAGGTTGCCTATCTTACCCAGGCTATAAAGGCTGAAATGAGCCCGTTGCAAAAAGAGATGATAAGACTAACTAGGGTGGTCACATGGATTGCAATAAGCCTCGGTGTGTTGTTTTTCCTGCTCGGTTTTAAGATAGCAGGGCTTACATATCTGGAGAGTTTTATATTCGCCATAGGCATCATTGTTGCAAATGTGCCGGAGGGTCTGCTTCCTACAGTGAGCCTCTCCCTTGCAATGGGTGTCCAGAGGATGGCGGGGAAAAATGCCATTGTGAAAAAACTTTCTGCTGTGGAAACACTCGGCTCGGTAAATGTTATATGCACTGACAAGACAGGCACTCTTACCACGAACGAGATGTGTGTAAAAAGGCTTTGGGTTAATGGAAAAGATGTTGAGGTTACAGGAAGAGGGTATGAGCCGCAAGGAGATTTTGTGCTAAGCGGTAATGTTCTTTCCCGTGAGGAACTGAAAAAGGATGGTGTAGAGGAACTTCTGAAGGCAGCGAGCCTTTGCAATAATACACATCTTATTGTCCCTTTACAAAAGGGCGCAAGCGGGGGTTGGTCAATTTCAGGCGACCCAACAGAGGGCGCATTGATTGTTGCTGCTGAAAAGGCAGGCCTTAAAATGGATGAACTGAAAGAGAAGAACCCAAGAATCGCCCACCTTTCCTTTGAAAGAATAAGGAAGAGGATGACGACGATACATGAAGACAGGGGTCAGGGGTCAGGGGTCGGGGGTCAGAAGGTCGTGGCATATATAAAGGGTGCGCCGACTGAGGTTTTAAATCTCTGCGTTAATATAAAGGAAGGCGGGGATGTTGTCAGGCTTACAAAAGAAAAAAGGGATGAAATTTTAAGGCAGAATGACTTGATGGCAGGGGATGGTTTAAGGGTTCTGGCTGCTGCATATAGAGAAATTACCGAAGGCATAAAATACACAGTTGAAGAGGTGGAGAAGGATTTAACATTCCTCGGCCTTATTGCTATGTTTGATCCGCCGAGGCCGGAGGTTAAAAAGGCAATCGGAGAATGTCATACTGCCGGTATCAGGGTAATAGTAATGACAGGCGACTACGGTTTGACTGCCCATGCAATTGCAAAAGAGATAGGCATAGGCGGAGACGATACAAAGGTTATAACGGGTCTTGAGCTTTCAAGACTTTCCCACAGGGAATTAAGGGATGTCCTGAAACAGGGCGAGGTTATATTTGCCAGAGTCCAGCCAAAGGACAAACTCAGGGTTGTTGCCGCGCTTCAGGAGTTCGGAGAGATTGTGGCAGTTACAGGCGATGGCGTGAATGATGCGCCGGCATTAAAAAAGGCGGACATCGGCATTGCAATGGGGATGCGGGGAAGCGATGTGGCAAAAGAGGCGGCAGAGATAGTCCTTGCAGATGACAACTTTGCAACCATTGTAGAGGCAATAAGAGAAGGCAGGGCAGTATATTCAAATATAAAAAAGTTTGTGACATATATCTTTGCCAGCAATATACCTGAGATTATTCCATTTATTGCCTTTGCTATTTTTAAGATTCCGCTTCCTTTAACCGTAATACAGATATTAGCTGTGGATTTGGGCACAGATGTTGTCCCTGCCCTCGGTCTCGGTATAGAGCCTCCCGAAGAAGGGATAATGAACCAGCCGCCGAGACCAAAGACAAAAAGGCTTCTTGATTTTTCTCTGCTTGCGAGGGCGTATCTTTTTCTCGGCCCAATAGAGGCGGTTTTATGCATGGCTGGATTCTTCTTTGTTTACTGGTCAAGCGGATGGCGGCCCGGAATGGAGATGCCTTCAAGTGGCATTATCTACACAACAGCCACAACCATGACACTTGCAGGCATTGTTGCATCTCAAATTGGAAATGTGTTTGCGTGCCGGACTGAAAAAGAGTCGATGTTCAGCGTAGGTTTTTTTAAGAATAAACTTGTCCTCTTTGGTATTTTGACCGAGATATCGCTTATCCTCTTTCTTACATATACGCCATTTATGCAAAACATCTTCGGCCTTGCGCCGTTGGGATGGAGGGAATGGGGATTTTTACTAGTTTTTCCGGTGATTGTGCTATTGATGGAGGAGGGAAGAAAGTGGGTGGTAAGAACCTTGTTTTGA
- the hisD gene encoding histidinol dehydrogenase codes for MKIFSIREKGFIKILDIILKRGESDITGAEEAVKAILKDVRQSGDKSLLKYTELFDGIRLKNTGLRVTKRNIKKAIQKISKTDLNLVKLAAKRIEAFHKRQSAKSWAFSEKDGTILGQMITPIEQVGIYVPGGKAVYPSTVLMNAIPAKIAGVKEIIMVTPPSKNGINPYVLAAAEIAGVDKIYSIGGAQAIAALAYGTKTIPKVDKIVGPGNIYVATAKRLVFGTVDIDMIAGPSEILIINDGSGEPAWIAADLLSQAEHDELASSILLTTSEKMARAVSKEVSIRIKGLKRKAIAQSSIDRYGAIIITKNLAEAADISNKIAPEHLELFVKKPFELLKKIKNAGAIFLGQYTPESLGDYMAGPNHTLPTGGTARFSSPLGVEDFIKRSSIIAFSRKGFERLGGKVVRFTDIEGLDAHGRSVSIRMKDIYLPCSERM; via the coding sequence ATGAAGATATTTTCCATAAGAGAAAAAGGCTTTATTAAAATACTTGATATCATCCTTAAAAGGGGTGAATCAGATATAACTGGCGCAGAGGAGGCTGTAAAGGCAATTCTCAAGGATGTAAGACAAAGCGGAGATAAAAGCCTTTTGAAATATACCGAACTTTTTGACGGTATCAGGCTTAAGAACACGGGATTGAGGGTAACGAAAAGAAATATAAAAAAGGCTATTCAAAAGATTTCAAAAACCGATTTAAATCTCGTTAAACTTGCCGCAAAAAGGATAGAGGCATTTCACAAAAGGCAGTCAGCCAAATCATGGGCGTTTTCTGAAAAGGATGGAACCATACTGGGGCAGATGATTACACCTATTGAACAGGTTGGCATCTATGTCCCTGGCGGAAAGGCTGTATATCCGTCCACTGTTTTAATGAACGCAATACCTGCAAAGATTGCAGGCGTAAAAGAGATTATAATGGTTACGCCTCCTTCCAAAAATGGAATTAACCCGTATGTGCTGGCTGCGGCAGAGATTGCAGGAGTTGATAAGATTTACAGCATCGGCGGCGCGCAGGCCATTGCTGCCCTTGCTTACGGCACAAAGACCATTCCGAAGGTTGATAAGATTGTAGGACCGGGCAATATCTATGTTGCTACCGCAAAGAGACTCGTGTTTGGGACAGTGGATATTGATATGATAGCAGGGCCAAGCGAGATACTTATTATAAATGACGGCTCAGGGGAGCCTGCATGGATAGCCGCTGATTTGTTGTCTCAGGCAGAGCATGACGAACTCGCATCAAGCATCCTTCTTACGACCTCAGAAAAGATGGCCCGGGCTGTGTCAAAGGAGGTTTCAATCCGGATCAAAGGACTTAAAAGAAAGGCTATTGCCCAAAGTTCCATTGATAGATATGGCGCAATTATTATTACAAAGAATTTAGCCGAAGCAGCAGATATATCCAACAAGATTGCGCCAGAGCATCTGGAGCTTTTTGTAAAAAAACCATTTGAGCTTTTGAAAAAGATTAAAAACGCAGGCGCAATCTTTTTAGGGCAATACACACCTGAGTCCCTCGGCGACTACATGGCAGGGCCAAATCACACACTCCCGACAGGAGGCACTGCAAGGTTTTCATCTCCCCTTGGAGTTGAGGATTTTATTAAACGTTCAAGTATTATTGCCTTTTCCAGAAAAGGGTTTGAGAGGCTTGGGGGAAAAGTGGTCAGGTTTACTGATATAGAAGGTTTAGATGCCCACGGGAGAAGTGTTTCTATAAGGATGAAGGACATTTACCTTCCTTGCAGTGAAAGGATGTAA
- a CDS encoding protein-L-isoaspartate(D-aspartate) O-methyltransferase gives MTDHKFLPLFFLSILFLSIIPAYSQDVYAKKRQIMIEKDIRGRGITDKKLLDVMGKTPRHLFVEGHLRGAAYEDYPLPIDEGQTISQPYVVALMTEALRLKPSDRVLEIGTGSGYQAAILAEIVKEVYTIEIRKGLADKAEKRLKEMGYKNVKVRYGDGYFGWEEYAPFDAIIITAAANHIPPSLIKQLKEGGKLIIPLGSTVYSQTLILAIKKKGELDLEEITSVRFVPMIGEAEKGR, from the coding sequence ATGACAGACCATAAATTCCTCCCTCTTTTTTTCTTAAGTATACTGTTTCTATCCATCATCCCTGCCTATTCTCAGGATGTATACGCAAAAAAACGGCAGATAATGATAGAGAAGGATATACGAGGACGGGGTATCACGGATAAAAAGCTTCTGGATGTGATGGGAAAGACGCCCAGACACCTTTTTGTTGAAGGGCATCTCAGGGGTGCGGCCTATGAAGATTATCCCCTTCCCATAGATGAAGGTCAGACCATATCTCAGCCATATGTGGTTGCTTTGATGACCGAGGCATTGCGGCTTAAGCCTTCTGACAGGGTTCTGGAGATAGGCACAGGTTCAGGCTATCAGGCGGCTATTCTTGCAGAGATAGTGAAAGAGGTTTATACCATAGAGATTAGAAAAGGGCTTGCAGACAAGGCTGAAAAAAGGCTTAAAGAGATGGGCTATAAAAATGTAAAAGTCAGGTATGGGGATGGATATTTTGGTTGGGAAGAATATGCGCCGTTTGATGCTATAATCATCACTGCTGCCGCAAATCATATCCCACCATCATTAATCAAGCAATTAAAGGAAGGCGGAAAGCTAATCATACCGCTTGGGAGCACTGTCTACAGCCAGACCCTTATTCTGGCCATAAAGAAAAAGGGCGAACTTGATTTGGAAGAGATAACGTCCGTGAGATTTGTCCCTATGATTGGCGAGGCGGAGAAGGGAAGGTAA
- a CDS encoding KamA family radical SAM protein has translation MELSISSEPPSSNLARNLVNASEEPNEWQEWEDWKWQLKNRITTLEELKTLIALTPSEEEGIKRSKGRLAMAITPYFFSLIDKTNPNCPIRKQAIPRIEEFSISTHDMVDPCGEDNHSPVPGLVHRYPDRVLLLVTDACAMYCRYCTRRRMVGEELPPISIERFEDTYKYIKSKRSIRDVLISGGDPLMLKTEHLEYYIKKLRSISHIDIIRLGTRVPVTLPMRIDKELVEMLKKYHPIYISIHFSHPREITEDVKEACGMLADSGIPLGSQTVLLKGINDKPSVMKRLMQELLRIRVRPYYIYQCDMVTGTGHFRTPVSVGINIIEKLRGHTSGYAVPTFVVDAPGGGGKIPVGPTYLISQAKDKVTLRNYQGNIFEYFENCSGG, from the coding sequence ATGGAGCTCTCAATAAGCTCTGAACCCCCAAGCAGCAATCTTGCAAGAAATCTTGTAAATGCATCTGAAGAACCTAACGAGTGGCAGGAATGGGAAGACTGGAAATGGCAGCTTAAAAACAGAATCACCACATTAGAAGAACTTAAAACACTTATTGCCCTGACCCCTTCTGAAGAAGAGGGCATAAAAAGATCAAAAGGGCGGTTGGCAATGGCCATCACACCCTATTTTTTTTCTCTGATAGATAAAACCAATCCAAACTGTCCAATCCGCAAACAGGCAATTCCGAGAATTGAAGAATTCAGCATATCAACCCATGACATGGTAGACCCCTGCGGCGAAGATAATCATTCGCCGGTGCCGGGTCTTGTCCATCGTTATCCTGACAGGGTGCTTCTTTTAGTTACGGATGCCTGCGCAATGTATTGCCGTTATTGCACAAGGAGGCGCATGGTGGGTGAGGAACTGCCGCCCATATCTATAGAAAGATTTGAAGATACTTATAAATATATTAAATCCAAAAGGTCGATCCGCGATGTCCTTATTTCAGGCGGAGATCCATTGATGCTCAAGACAGAACACCTTGAGTATTACATAAAAAAACTACGCTCTATCTCGCACATTGATATAATAAGACTCGGCACAAGGGTTCCGGTAACCCTGCCAATGAGGATAGACAAAGAACTGGTTGAGATGTTGAAGAAATATCACCCAATTTATATTAGCATCCACTTTTCACACCCAAGAGAGATAACCGAGGATGTAAAAGAAGCCTGCGGAATGTTGGCTGACTCAGGCATTCCCCTTGGAAGCCAGACCGTCCTTTTAAAAGGCATAAATGACAAGCCTTCTGTTATGAAAAGGCTTATGCAGGAGCTTTTGCGAATCAGGGTTCGCCCGTATTACATATACCAGTGCGATATGGTTACCGGCACAGGCCATTTCAGGACGCCGGTATCTGTCGGCATAAACATCATAGAAAAACTCAGAGGCCACACATCAGGCTATGCAGTTCCCACCTTCGTAGTGGACGCCCCGGGCGGCGGCGGTAAGATCCCTGTTGGCCCGACCTATCTCATTTCACAGGCAAAGGATAAGGTTACCCTCAGGAATTATCAAGGAAATATATTTGAGTATTTTGAGAATTGTAGCGGCGGGTAG
- a CDS encoding MerR family transcriptional regulator produces MGMKTPALLKMIDIPRQKLYYLEQKGYINPHKIIIGEKNFREYSEEDIKKIECIWKYLKKGFKYRVAHEKAHEELSNPQMALIKNLPPRDETKKEEK; encoded by the coding sequence ATGGGTATGAAAACCCCGGCACTCTTAAAGATGATAGATATACCCCGGCAAAAGCTGTATTATCTGGAGCAGAAGGGATATATAAACCCGCACAAGATTATAATTGGAGAGAAAAATTTCCGCGAATATAGTGAAGAGGATATAAAAAAGATAGAGTGTATATGGAAATATCTCAAGAAGGGTTTTAAATACAGGGTAGCGCATGAGAAGGCTCATGAGGAATTGAGTAATCCGCAAATGGCTCTTATTAAAAATCTCCCGCCAAGGGATGAAACAAAAAAGGAGGAAAAATAA
- a CDS encoding 16S rRNA (uracil(1498)-N(3))-methyltransferase: MKRFFAEHINDKEKTALLTGKELHHLKDVLRLKKGDKVIVFDGKGREFTGNLKTVTKNGGCIAIEKQLDVSRESRFRIILAQGLAKAEKMDIIIQKATELGVSEIIPFTASRVVSRLNSEQAAKKIQRWQRIAIEAAKQCRRDVIPQIEEMATLAEVLSKYSHSMEKYIKIIPWEGENRNNLKDILKPGGFSGCIVLIGPEGGFEEREVALAEKAGFLPVMLGPRILRTETAAISIAAIIQYELGDMGK, translated from the coding sequence ATGAAGAGATTTTTTGCAGAACACATAAACGATAAAGAAAAGACTGCCCTCTTAACCGGCAAAGAACTCCATCATTTGAAGGATGTCCTTCGTCTTAAAAAAGGGGATAAGGTTATTGTATTTGATGGAAAAGGCCGGGAATTCACAGGAAATCTTAAAACTGTCACAAAAAATGGAGGCTGTATTGCCATAGAAAAACAACTTGATGTATCAAGAGAAAGCCGGTTCAGGATAATCCTTGCTCAGGGTCTTGCAAAGGCTGAGAAGATGGACATCATAATCCAGAAGGCAACAGAGCTTGGTGTTTCAGAGATTATACCATTTACTGCCTCAAGGGTTGTGTCAAGGTTGAACAGCGAACAAGCCGCAAAGAAAATCCAAAGATGGCAGCGCATAGCAATTGAGGCGGCAAAGCAATGCAGGAGAGATGTTATTCCACAAATAGAAGAAATGGCTACATTAGCAGAGGTTTTAAGCAAGTATTCTCACAGCATGGAGAAGTATATCAAAATTATTCCATGGGAAGGAGAAAACAGGAATAACCTCAAAGACATTTTGAAGCCTGGTGGGTTTTCAGGATGTATTGTTTTGATAGGCCCTGAAGGGGGCTTTGAAGAACGGGAGGTGGCTCTCGCAGAAAAGGCAGGTTTTTTACCTGTGATGCTTGGGCCAAGGATATTAAGAACAGAGACAGCAGCCATAAGCATTGCAGCTATTATTCAGTATGAGCTTGGGGATATGGGAAAATAA
- the murI gene encoding glutamate racemase, translating to MRKPIGIFDSGIGGLTVLKEILNVMPGEDAIYLGDTARVPYGTKSVETVTRYSFENARFLLKFNIKLLVVACNTASAYCLPQLQQELPIPVVGVIGPGARKAVEVTKTKRVGVIGTEGTIRSGAYFDAIKTIDPSVVVFPQSCPLFVPLAEEGWTSNRIAHLTAQSYLQKMKKHCVDTLILGCTHYPLLKDVISEVMGENVALIDSGQETAAEVARCLMNKNIMEVVSSGQGLRRFFVTDSPERFKRVGGKFMGTSLEDVELVN from the coding sequence ATGAGAAAACCAATAGGCATATTTGATTCCGGCATAGGCGGACTTACTGTGCTGAAAGAAATATTGAATGTCATGCCAGGGGAAGATGCTATTTATCTCGGCGATACCGCCAGAGTGCCGTATGGCACAAAGTCTGTTGAAACTGTTACAAGGTACTCCTTTGAGAATGCAAGGTTTCTTTTGAAGTTTAACATAAAGCTTTTGGTTGTTGCCTGCAACACTGCCTCTGCATATTGCCTGCCCCAACTGCAGCAGGAGTTGCCGATACCCGTGGTAGGCGTGATAGGTCCAGGCGCAAGAAAGGCTGTTGAGGTGACAAAAACCAAGAGGGTCGGCGTAATAGGAACGGAAGGAACTATAAGAAGCGGGGCGTATTTCGATGCAATAAAGACTATTGACCCGTCTGTTGTTGTGTTCCCGCAGTCGTGCCCTTTGTTCGTGCCCCTTGCAGAGGAGGGCTGGACAAGCAATAGGATAGCGCATTTGACCGCCCAATCCTATCTGCAGAAGATGAAAAAACACTGTGTAGATACGCTGATACTCGGCTGCACACATTACCCGCTGTTAAAGGATGTAATCTCTGAGGTTATGGGGGAGAATGTTGCGCTTATAGATTCAGGCCAGGAGACTGCGGCAGAAGTTGCAAGGTGTCTTATGAACAAAAATATCATGGAAGTTGTATCTTCCGGACAAGGCCTGCGCAGGTTTTTTGTTACAGATTCACCTGAAAGATTTAAACGGGTTGGCGGCAAGTTTATGGGGACGAGTCTTGAGGATGTTGAACTTGTGAATTGA